CTATACCTATTTTCAGAGGTCTTATATCCTGAGTAGTTGCTCTTAGCTCTGGAATCTGAAAAATATCCTTGTCGTAAAACTCCTTGAGTAGGTCCGTATTAGTAGAATTTATTATAGGCAAGACTATTCCCCCTTACACCTACGCTTTTAGTGCTTGGTATAAATCATCGCAGATATCCTTTGGATTTTCGATTCCTACAGATAGCCTGATCATCTCAGGAGCAATCCCAGCTTTGATCTGCTGCTCTTCACTTAACTGTCTATGCGTCATACTAGCTGGATGAAGCACATGTGTTCTTAAATCTCCTACATGAACTACAAGGCTCGCTAGCTTGACAGAATTTATAAATAGCTTGGCTTTGTCTACTCCGCCCTTCACTCCAAATGATATAACTCCAGAAGCGCCTTTAGGAAGATATTTTTCAGCAAGCTTGTAGTCTTTGGAACCTTCTAGCTTTGGATAGTTGACCCATGCAACCTCATCTAGGCTTTGAAGAAACTTCGCAACCTCTAGAGCATTGTCACTGTGTCTTTGCATTCTAAGAGCCAAGGTTTCTGTTCCTAAATTAATTAAAAATGCATTATTGGGACTCATCGTAGAGCCTAAATCTCTAAGAAGCGATGCTCTTGCCTTTACTATGAAGGCTTGGTTTCCAAAAGCCTCTGTATAGCTAAGCCCATGATATGCCGGGTCTGGCTGAGTAAGGCAATCAAAGTTCCCATTGTTCCAATCAAAATTACCGCTGTCTACTATCACGCCACCTAGACTAGTTGCATGACCATCTAGATACTTTGTAGCAGAATGAGTAACTATATCAGCTCCATGCTCTATCGGTCTGCATAAATAAGGTGTAGCAAAGGTATTGTCCACAACAAATGCCAATTTATTATCATGTGCGGCTTTTGCAAAAGCCTCTATATCAAGTACCTCTACACCAGGATTTCCTAACGTTTCTGCAAATAGCAGCTTTGTTTTAGAATTTACATGTTTTGCAATCTCTTTAGGCTCTATTGTGCATGGAAGTATAGTTGCCTCAATCCCCATACGCTTTAAAGTAGAAGTAAACAACGTATGGGTTCCACCGTATAGATTTGAAAGGCAGATAAAATTATCCCCAGCGCTACACAAAGTAAAAATAGCAAAGAAATTTGCTGATTGACCTGAAGCAACCCCAAGAGCTCCTACTCCACCTTCTAAAACAGCCAGCTTTTTTTCCAAAACCTCTACAGTTGGATTACTGATTCTGGAATACATATGTCCTACTGCTGATAAATCAAATAAAGCTGCAACCTGATCTGCATCATCGTACTTGTAAGTAGTTGACTGCACTATAGGAGCTACTCTTGGCTCTCCACTTTTTGGTTCATAGCCTGCCTGTACACACTGAGTTTCTACACTGTAATTCTTCATTAATATCCTCTCCTTTTCATATTGAGAGTCTGAGAAATTAAAAAAGCCGCACAAAGTGCGGCTTTATGATTTTAAATAAATAAAATCAACAAATCTAAATACAAAAATAGACTTGTAGGCTACACTTATCTCTCAGACTATTGTCTGCTGGAATTAGCACTCGGTTTTATATAAAACCCTTGCCTGGTTTCGTAGGGCCAGTCCCTCCACCAATCTTGATAAGCAACTTTTATTAAGTTTGATTTTTATAATACACTGTTCTAGGATAAATTGCAAGTATTTTTTTAAATTATTAAATCGTTAGCTTCAGTCACTTTTTTCTAAGGGCGTAAATTCAATTTTTCTAATTTTTCTCTTATTTTAGACTCACAATTAATATCTGTTAATACAACCAAATAATCTCCCACCATAATTTTAGTATCTCCTTTTGGAATAAGTTCTACTTCTCCTCTTTTTATAGCGACGAGAAGAGATTTTCCTGGCCAATGTAAATCTTTTACCAAAGAATTTTCAAAAACAGAGTCATGCTGAACTATTATTTCTACAAGAATTTTATTAATATGTTCTTTCTCATCTTCTGGATGTTCTTGAACTATTAAATTATCAAGTAATTTATCATATACTGGAGGACTATTTAAAAGCTCTGCCACTATATATGCTGTAATTGAAACAACTGTGAGTGAAAGCAAATGGTTGAAAGAACCTGTCATTTCCATTATTAAAACTATACCAGTTATAGGTGCTCTTACAATAGCCGTAAAATATCCAGCCATAGCAAGGATAATAAAATTATTAAAAAGACTCTCATCAAAAATTCCATTTCCTATCATTACATGTCCAAAGATACTTCCAATAGTTGCACCTAA
The sequence above is a segment of the Acetoanaerobium noterae genome. Coding sequences within it:
- a CDS encoding O-acetylhomoserine aminocarboxypropyltransferase/cysteine synthase family protein, giving the protein MKNYSVETQCVQAGYEPKSGEPRVAPIVQSTTYKYDDADQVAALFDLSAVGHMYSRISNPTVEVLEKKLAVLEGGVGALGVASGQSANFFAIFTLCSAGDNFICLSNLYGGTHTLFTSTLKRMGIEATILPCTIEPKEIAKHVNSKTKLLFAETLGNPGVEVLDIEAFAKAAHDNKLAFVVDNTFATPYLCRPIEHGADIVTHSATKYLDGHATSLGGVIVDSGNFDWNNGNFDCLTQPDPAYHGLSYTEAFGNQAFIVKARASLLRDLGSTMSPNNAFLINLGTETLALRMQRHSDNALEVAKFLQSLDEVAWVNYPKLEGSKDYKLAEKYLPKGASGVISFGVKGGVDKAKLFINSVKLASLVVHVGDLRTHVLHPASMTHRQLSEEQQIKAGIAPEMIRLSVGIENPKDICDDLYQALKA